Proteins from a genomic interval of Chitinophagales bacterium:
- a CDS encoding GlsB/YeaQ/YmgE family stress response membrane protein, with protein MNIIVLLIVGAVAGWLANLWMKGASMGLGWNLLLGIGGAFIGSIVLGIVGFSATHLIGKIISATFGAVLLLYLIPKIKAASKK; from the coding sequence ATGAACATTATCGTATTGCTTATCGTAGGTGCTGTCGCTGGGTGGCTCGCAAATCTTTGGATGAAAGGTGCAAGTATGGGCTTAGGCTGGAACTTGCTTTTGGGTATTGGTGGTGCTTTTATTGGTAGTATCGTCTTGGGAATCGTAGGTTTTAGCGCAACTCACCTTATTGGAAAAATTATCAGTGCTACTTTTGGGGCGGTATTGTTGTTGTATTTGATACCCAAAATCAAAGCTGCGAGTAAGAAATAG
- a CDS encoding GlsB/YeaQ/YmgE family stress response membrane protein translates to MEQLIILLIVGAVAGWLANQLMKGRSMSLVWTVILGVAGAYIGNIVLDLVGIHASKLLGQILSATFGAVILLFIAAKIR, encoded by the coding sequence ATGGAGCAACTGATTATTTTATTGATTGTAGGAGCTGTGGCGGGTTGGTTGGCAAATCAACTGATGAAAGGCCGCAGCATGAGTTTGGTTTGGACGGTCATTTTGGGAGTAGCAGGTGCGTATATAGGAAACATTGTTTTGGATTTGGTCGGTATTCATGCTAGCAAACTACTGGGTCAAATCTTGAGTGCTACTTTTGGAGCGGTGATTTTGTTATTCATTGCAGCGAAAATACGATAA
- a CDS encoding 6-carboxytetrahydropterin synthase: protein MVYLTRRERFNSAHKLYNPNWDQATNDAVFGKCANENWHGHNYHLFVTVKGTPNPDTGFIINVKTLSTIIREYVIEKVDHRNLNLDVDFLQGVIPSTENFAIAIWRELAPHIEANDCQLHCVKLTETENIYVEYYGD, encoded by the coding sequence GAAGGGAACGATTCAATTCGGCTCATAAACTGTATAATCCCAATTGGGATCAAGCAACAAATGATGCTGTTTTTGGCAAATGTGCGAATGAAAATTGGCATGGTCACAACTATCATTTGTTTGTAACAGTGAAAGGAACCCCGAATCCTGATACAGGTTTCATTATCAATGTAAAAACACTGAGTACAATCATACGTGAATACGTTATTGAGAAGGTAGATCACCGAAACCTCAACTTAGATGTAGATTTTTTGCAGGGAGTGATTCCTTCTACCGAAAATTTTGCAATAGCAATCTGGCGAGAATTAGCACCTCACATTGAAGCAAACGACTGTCAATTACATTGCGTAAAGCTCACCGAAACGGAAAATATTTACGTAGAATACTATGGTGATTAA
- the fabD gene encoding ACP S-malonyltransferase has translation MNAFIFTGQGSQTVGMGKTLCSLSETSMEYLEIADDILGFKLSKIMMDGTKQELQQTKITQPAVFVYSVIKARVTRDFKPDMVAGHSLGEFSALSAIRAIKYADALRLVARRAELMQAACEANPSTMAAVLGLEDSIIESICASIEEEVVVPANYNHPGQLVISGTLRGIEIASERLKEAGARNVLKLKVGGAFHSPLMESAKVELAKAIEETTFREPPCPVYQNVTGTATQDPEEIKANLIAHLTSPVRWTQTIENMVEDGARMFIEVGPRPVLTKMVKQINDRIVAEVL, from the coding sequence ATGAATGCGTTTATCTTTACAGGACAGGGTTCACAGACAGTAGGTATGGGCAAAACCCTCTGCTCTCTTTCCGAGACATCTATGGAATACTTGGAAATAGCCGATGATATTCTCGGCTTCAAGTTGAGTAAAATCATGATGGATGGCACAAAACAAGAGTTGCAACAAACAAAAATTACTCAGCCCGCAGTATTTGTTTACTCCGTGATAAAAGCCCGTGTTACCCGTGATTTCAAACCCGATATGGTAGCAGGTCATTCTCTTGGAGAATTTTCTGCTTTGTCTGCTATTCGGGCTATCAAATATGCCGATGCACTTCGTTTGGTTGCCAGACGTGCGGAATTGATGCAAGCTGCCTGTGAAGCGAATCCTTCTACAATGGCTGCTGTACTTGGATTGGAAGATTCAATTATTGAAAGTATTTGTGCAAGCATTGAAGAAGAAGTGGTCGTACCTGCAAACTACAACCATCCTGGTCAGTTGGTCATTTCTGGAACCTTAAGAGGCATTGAAATTGCTTCTGAAAGACTCAAGGAAGCAGGTGCTCGAAATGTATTGAAATTGAAAGTAGGTGGCGCATTTCATTCTCCTTTGATGGAATCTGCAAAAGTGGAACTGGCTAAGGCGATTGAAGAAACAACTTTCAGAGAGCCTCCTTGTCCTGTCTATCAAAATGTTACAGGAACAGCAACGCAAGACCCCGAAGAAATCAAAGCCAACTTAATTGCACACCTAACATCTCCTGTAAGGTGGACACAAACCATTGAAAATATGGTGGAAGACGGCGCACGTATGTTTATTGAAGTAGGGCCAAGACCTGTTTTGACCAAAATGGTGAAACAAATCAATGACCGTATTGTAGCCGAGGTGCTTTAA
- a CDS encoding PaaI family thioesterase, whose protein sequence is MFNNNLSPTHFNEKGQGTFPGLLGITIVHMEEGKTIGEMPVKKELFAPNGFLHAGSVVTFADTIAGYSTVSHLPEKAKSFTTIELKSNFMGTAREGILECESFAEHLGQTTHVWRVVVKHKESQKQIAIFSCTQLILY, encoded by the coding sequence ATGTTCAACAACAACCTAAGCCCTACTCACTTCAATGAAAAAGGCCAAGGTACTTTTCCTGGCTTATTAGGAATTACCATTGTCCACATGGAAGAAGGCAAAACGATTGGTGAAATGCCTGTCAAAAAAGAACTTTTTGCGCCCAATGGGTTTTTACATGCGGGAAGTGTTGTGACCTTTGCAGATACAATCGCAGGTTATTCTACGGTTTCACATTTGCCCGAAAAAGCAAAATCTTTTACAACCATCGAACTCAAAAGTAACTTTATGGGAACAGCCCGAGAAGGTATTTTGGAATGTGAAAGTTTTGCAGAGCATTTGGGACAAACTACGCATGTTTGGCGAGTCGTTGTCAAGCACAAAGAAAGTCAAAAACAGATTGCTATTTTTTCCTGTACCCAATTGATTTTATACTAA
- a CDS encoding thioredoxin domain-containing protein has product MSQKLTLYIITCFLFFSCKAQKQGDNTHSDHKYTNHLINQSSPYLLQHAHNPVDWFPWGEEALAKAKAENKPMIISVGYAACHWCHVMEHESFEDTLVARKMNENFVCIKVDREERPDVDQIYMNAAYMINGSGGWPLNAIALPDSRPIFAGTYFPKDNWVKILDYFADNFKNNLAELEAQADKITEGIQQIEMVPFQPEPATFAAEDLNTIFTSWKPLLDFEQGGRTTKSNKFPMPSNWAYLLRYHSLFGNENALKSVNVTLEKMANGGIYDHLGGGFARYSTDPDWHVPHFEKMLYDNGQLVSLYSEAYQYAPNPLYKKTVYETLEFVKRELTSPEGGFYSSLDADSEGEEGKFYVWTKAEIDSILGKQDAVIFNAYYNVTSQGNWEEHKNVLRVLKEKEFMASKLAIPLAQLNQVIDDSKVKLMAARDKKVRPPLDDKILTGWNALMLKGYVDAYRVFGEQAFLDVALKNANFLLQNALQSDGSLHRNYKEGKSSINAFLDDYSLLIEAFVSLYQATFDEQWLYKSKDLADYAIAHFHDDNSKMFFYTSDQDAALIARKMEITDNVIPSSNSSMAKALFYLGTYFNNEDYLKMSEQMLTNVKEDVKTQAPFYSNWAILMTYFVKTPYEVAIVGPDFAAKRAEMDQHFLPNAFLLGGNSEGTLELLKSKLVEGQNRIYVCQNKVCKFPVEEVSKAVELME; this is encoded by the coding sequence ATGTCTCAAAAATTAACACTTTATATCATAACTTGTTTTTTGTTTTTTTCCTGCAAAGCCCAAAAACAAGGCGACAACACCCATTCTGACCACAAATACACCAACCACCTCATCAACCAAAGTAGCCCCTATTTGCTGCAACATGCCCACAACCCAGTGGATTGGTTTCCGTGGGGAGAAGAAGCATTGGCAAAGGCAAAAGCTGAGAACAAACCGATGATTATCAGTGTGGGATATGCTGCCTGTCATTGGTGTCATGTGATGGAACACGAATCTTTTGAAGATACCTTGGTGGCCCGCAAAATGAACGAAAACTTTGTGTGTATCAAAGTCGATAGAGAAGAACGCCCCGATGTGGACCAAATTTATATGAACGCTGCTTATATGATAAATGGCAGTGGAGGTTGGCCCTTGAATGCAATTGCCTTGCCCGATAGTCGCCCTATTTTTGCAGGAACCTATTTTCCAAAGGACAATTGGGTGAAAATCTTGGACTATTTTGCGGACAACTTCAAAAACAATTTAGCAGAACTAGAGGCACAAGCAGACAAAATCACCGAAGGCATTCAACAAATCGAAATGGTGCCTTTCCAACCCGAACCTGCTACGTTTGCAGCCGAAGACCTCAATACCATTTTTACCTCTTGGAAACCCCTATTGGATTTTGAGCAAGGTGGAAGAACCACCAAGTCCAATAAATTTCCGATGCCATCTAATTGGGCATATTTGCTTCGCTACCATAGCCTTTTTGGAAATGAAAACGCATTGAAGTCGGTGAATGTCACCCTTGAAAAAATGGCAAATGGCGGAATTTACGACCACCTTGGAGGAGGTTTTGCACGTTATTCAACAGACCCCGATTGGCACGTTCCCCATTTTGAGAAAATGCTTTACGACAATGGACAGTTGGTGAGTTTGTACTCCGAAGCCTATCAATACGCACCCAATCCGCTCTACAAAAAGACGGTCTATGAAACACTGGAGTTTGTCAAACGAGAATTAACCTCGCCTGAAGGGGGCTTTTATTCTTCATTAGATGCAGACAGTGAAGGCGAAGAAGGCAAATTTTATGTGTGGACAAAAGCGGAAATAGACTCTATTTTGGGCAAACAAGATGCGGTTATCTTCAATGCTTACTACAATGTGACTTCACAGGGCAATTGGGAAGAACACAAAAATGTGTTGCGGGTATTGAAGGAAAAAGAGTTCATGGCTTCAAAATTGGCGATTCCTTTGGCGCAATTGAATCAAGTGATTGATGATTCCAAAGTCAAATTGATGGCGGCTCGTGACAAAAAAGTGCGTCCGCCTTTGGATGACAAAATTTTGACGGGATGGAATGCCTTGATGTTGAAGGGCTATGTAGATGCCTACCGAGTTTTTGGAGAACAAGCGTTTTTGGATGTGGCTTTGAAGAACGCCAATTTTTTACTGCAAAATGCCCTGCAAAGTGATGGGAGCCTCCATCGAAACTACAAAGAAGGAAAGTCTTCTATCAATGCTTTTTTAGACGATTATTCCTTACTCATTGAAGCCTTTGTGAGTCTGTACCAAGCGACTTTTGATGAACAATGGCTCTACAAATCCAAAGACCTTGCGGATTATGCCATTGCACATTTCCACGACGATAATTCCAAAATGTTCTTTTACACTTCTGACCAGGATGCAGCTTTGATTGCTCGAAAGATGGAGATTACCGACAATGTGATTCCAAGTTCCAATTCTTCTATGGCAAAAGCCTTGTTTTATTTGGGTACTTACTTCAACAACGAAGACTACTTGAAAATGTCGGAGCAGATGTTGACAAATGTGAAAGAGGATGTAAAAACGCAAGCTCCTTTCTACTCCAATTGGGCGATTTTGATGACATATTTCGTCAAGACACCTTATGAAGTGGCTATCGTGGGGCCTGATTTCGCTGCAAAACGTGCGGAAATGGATCAACATTTTCTACCAAACGCTTTTTTATTGGGTGGCAATTCGGAAGGTACTTTGGAACTGCTCAAAAGTAAATTGGTAGAAGGACAAAACCGCATTTATGTCTGTCAAAACAAAGTGTGTAAATTCCCTGTGGAAGAGGTAAGCAAGGCGGTGGAGTTAATGGAATAG
- a CDS encoding nitroreductase family protein: MNSNQFTPYNRDTYEAEEMTQRSREFRNWLDKRRTVRTFSDKAVPKEVMENIIMSASSAPSGAHKQPWTFCVIGNAELKSTIRKAAEEEEYTNYHGRMSEEWLEDLQVFDTDWHKPFIEVAPWVIVVFRKIYDVDEEGNRKTNYYVTESVGIATGFLLTAIHQAGLVALTHTPSPMNFLGEILKRPKNEKPFLLIPVGYPAENTQVPDLKRKELEEVSMFFE; encoded by the coding sequence ATGAATTCCAATCAATTTACCCCCTACAACCGAGATACCTACGAAGCCGAAGAAATGACTCAAAGGAGCCGAGAATTTAGAAATTGGCTGGACAAGAGGCGGACAGTTAGGACTTTTTCGGACAAAGCTGTGCCAAAAGAAGTGATGGAAAATATCATTATGAGTGCATCTTCGGCACCTTCTGGCGCACACAAACAGCCGTGGACATTTTGTGTAATCGGCAATGCCGAACTCAAAAGTACCATCCGAAAAGCGGCAGAAGAGGAAGAATACACCAACTATCATGGGCGAATGTCGGAAGAATGGCTCGAAGATTTACAGGTATTTGATACCGATTGGCACAAGCCTTTCATTGAAGTAGCACCGTGGGTAATCGTGGTTTTTAGGAAAATATATGATGTAGATGAAGAGGGAAACCGTAAAACCAATTATTATGTGACTGAATCGGTGGGTATTGCGACAGGTTTTTTACTGACTGCCATTCATCAAGCAGGGCTTGTAGCATTGACACACACGCCGAGTCCGATGAATTTTTTGGGAGAGATATTGAAGCGACCCAAAAACGAGAAGCCTTTTTTATTGATTCCTGTGGGTTATCCTGCCGAGAATACGCAGGTGCCAGATTTGAAGCGAAAGGAGTTGGAGGAAGTGAGTATGTTTTTTGAATAA
- the xseB gene encoding exodeoxyribonuclease VII small subunit, producing the protein MTTYNQSLTELQQIVADLENEAIGVDELSEKVKRASELIQFCQQKLRSTEAAIGETLGNQQE; encoded by the coding sequence ATGACAACTTACAATCAATCCCTTACCGAACTCCAACAAATCGTAGCCGACCTCGAAAACGAAGCCATCGGAGTAGATGAACTATCCGAAAAGGTAAAAAGAGCTTCCGAGCTGATTCAGTTTTGTCAGCAGAAACTGAGGAGTACAGAAGCTGCAATTGGAGAAACTCTGGGCAATCAGCAAGAATAG